The Sus scrofa isolate TJ Tabasco breed Duroc chromosome X, Sscrofa11.1, whole genome shotgun sequence genome has a segment encoding these proteins:
- the LOC100622504 gene encoding melanoma antigen preferentially expressed in tumors-like, with the protein MDRHTTATLLETAAKSLLSNELAAIHALGEIPRDLFVPLFNAAFLGGHKKILKAIVGVWPFRCLHIGRLNAQEKYYDNLEAMVDGLQILPAQKSSSRGPKLRILDLRHDPDCETTCSEIRTTFPFCFQSCIYSQDSILKTEEAKHRVRCLGIGNSESQPQSAQEPMELLVDISLNSVMRTQRFHSFLCRKVQQSCGSLHLCCRDLQINKMSALRRILQFLDLGCIDHLEVNQAYLSEVITLLAQMIHLNSLSLSNVPFKTYRRRNFRSFLIWLRRLDNLQELSLSFFCLTDQLHKLLRVLPGQLDTLYLSFCGLSLRDFTVLSQSSQATHLRVLNLSNNQIPEVSEPFQILLEKVSGTLQHLEINNCVITDSILSAVLPALSHCSHLRVLSFAFNPITMSVLQSLLQHLTTLTNLKHVIYPVPVHCYDEWNFQDSLDRQKLAEVQAQLKVMLQVVHRDDMNWTTCSE; encoded by the exons ATGGATcgacacaccacagccacactccTGGAAACTGCTGCAAAGAGTCTGCTGAGCAATGAGCTTGCAGCTATCCACGCCCTGGGCGAAATCCCAAGAGACCTCTTTGTTCCATTGTTCAATGCTGCCTTCTTGGGTGGGCATAAGAAGATACTAAAGGCAATTGTGGGGGTTTGGCCTTTTCGCTGTCTCCATATTGGGCGACTGAATGCACAAGAGAAATACTATGACAACTTGGAAGCCATGGTCGATGGTCTGCAGATCCTTCCTGCCCAGAAGTCCTCTTCTCG GGGGCCAAAACTGAGGATCCTGGATTTAAGGCATGACCCGGACTGTGAGACAACGTGCTCTGAGATCAGGACCACATTCCCTTTCTGTTTTCAGTCATGCATTTACTCTCAGGACTCTATCCTTAAAACCGAAGAAGCTAAGCATAGGGTCAGGTGCCTTGGGATTGGTAATTCAGAGTCTCAGCCTCAGTCAGCTCAGGAACCCATGGAATTGCTAGTGGACATATCCCTCAATAGCGTCATGAGAACACAGCGGTTCCACTCCTTTCTTTGTAGAAAAGTTCAGCAGAGCTGTGGGTCCTTGCACCTCTGCTGCAGAGAtttgcaaatcaataaaatgtctGCCCTTAGAAGAATCCTACAGTTTCTGGATTTGGGGTGCATTGATCACCTAGAAGTGAATCAGGCTTATTTGAGTGAAGTCATCACACTTTTGGCTCAGATGATCCACCTAAACAGCCTTAGTCTATCCAATGTTCCCTTTAAAACTTATAGGAGAAGAAACTTCAGATCTTTCCTCATCTGGCTTAGGAGGCTGGACAACCTCCAGGAGCTCAGCTTGTCTTTCTTCTGCCTTACAGATCAGCTGCACAAACTGCtcag AGTCCTGCCAGGACAGTTGGATACATTGTATCTATCTTTCTGTGGCCTTTCTCTTAGAGATTTCACGGTTCTGTCCCAGAGCTCTCAGGCCACCCACCTGAGGGTATTGAATCTCAGTAACAACCAGATCCCAGAAGTTTCCGAGCCCTTTCAGATTCTGCTGGAGAAGGTCTCAGGCACCTTGCAACACTTGGAGATCAATAATTGTGTGATAACTGATTCTATTCTCTCTGCTGTCCTCCCAGCCCTGAGCCATTGTTCCCACCTCCGTGTCCTTAGCTTTGCCTTCAACCCCATTACAATGTCTGTGCTCCAGAGCCTTCTGCAGCACTTGACAACCCTGACGAACCTGAAGCATGTGATTTACCCTGTTCCTGTCCATTGCTATGACGAATGGAATTTTCAAGACAGTTTGGACCGACAGAAACTTGCTGAGGTTCAGGCCCAATTGAAGGTGATGCTGCAGGTGGTCCATCGGGATGACATGAACTGGACCACTTGTTCTGAGTGA